CGGACGTCCGAAGAGGCCCTGCGGGCGCAGCAGCAGGACGGCGAGGATGATCGCCAGCGGGACGCCGATCTTCAGGTCGGAGCCGATCGCGTCGACGTAGGCCCCCGCGAGGGTTTCGGCCAGCCCGACGATCAGGCCCCCGACGACCGCGCCGAGCGGGCTGTCGAAGCCGCCGAGGGTGGCGGCCGCGAACGCGTAGATCAGGACGCCGCCCATCATGTTCGGCTCCAGGAACAGCAGCGGCGCGACCAGCACGCCCGACACCGCGCCGACCATCGCGGCCAGCCCCCACCCGAGCGCGAGCGTCCACCCGACCCGGATCCCGACCAGCCGCGCCGACTCCGGATTCGCCGCGACCGCGCGCATCCCGAGCCCGATCTTGGTGTGCCGGAACAGCAGGTACAGCAGGCCCATGACGCCGCCCACCACGGCGAGGATCCCAAGCGTCGAGTAGCCGACGCTGACCCCGCCCGCCCGCAGCGCGCCGTCCGGGAACGGGTTCGGGAAGTCCTTGATCAGGAAGGTCCAGATCCACCCGGCGGCGGCGTTGACGAAGATGAACAGGCCCACGGTCACGATCACGATCGTCAGCTCGGGCGCCCCCTCCACCGGCCGGATGATCACCCGTTCGATCACCATCCCGCCCGCGAACGAGATCGCGAGCGTCAGGATCAGCGCGAGCCAGAACGGGAGCCCCGCGTCGATGAACGTCCACGCGATGTACGTCGCGAACATCGCCAGCTCGCCCTGCGCGAAGTTCACGATCCCGGTGAACTGGTAGATCAGGACGAGCGCGAGGGCGAGGCTCGCGTAGATGGCCCCGGCGCTCAGCCCGGCCACGCACTGCTGCAGGAAATCGGCCATGGTCAGATCCGGTAACCCAGGTACGACTGCGCGACCTGCTCGTCGGCCTTGATGTCCGCCGCCGACCCCGACAGCACGATCCGTCCGCTCTCCAGTACGTGCGCCTGCCCGGCGATGCCCAGCGCCAGATGCGCGTTCTGCTCCACGACGACCACGGTGGTCCGTTCCTCCTCGTTGATCGCTCGCACGATGCCGAACAACTCGCGGGTGACCAGCGGCGCGAGGCCGAGCGACGGCTCGTCCAGCAGCAGCAGCCGGGGCCGCGACATCAGCGCGCGGCCGATCGCGAGCATCTGCTGCTCGCCGCCGCTGAGACTCCCCGCGACCTGCCCGAGCCGCTCGTACAGGACGGGGAAGTGGCCGTACACGCGTTCCAGGTCGGACTGGACGGCCGCGCGGTCGCGGCGCGCGAACGCGCCGAGCCGCAGGTTCTCCTCGACCGTCAGCGGGACGAAGGTGCCCCGCCCCTCGGGCACGTGCGCGACGCCCCGCCGCGCGACGGCGTCCGGCGAACGCCCCGCCAGCGACGTCCCGTCCAGACGCACTTCGCCACGTCCCTTGACCATCCCGCAGAGCGCGCGCAGCAGGGTCGTCTTGCCTGCACCGTTCGGGCCGAGGATGGCGCAGATGTCGCCCTCGCCCACTTGCAGGCTCACGCCGTGCAGCACACGAACGTCCCCGTAGCCGGCGTGGAGATCGTCCACGGTGAGGAAGTCGTCTTTCATGCCGCAGCCCCGAGGTACGCCTCGATGACCGCGGGATCTCGCTGGACTTCCTCCGGCGGCCCCTCCGCGATCTTCTTGCCGAAGTCGAGGCACACCACCCGGTCGCAGGTGCCCATCACGAAGCCCATGTGGTGCTCGACGACGATGATCGTCACGTCGAAGTCGTCCCGGATCGTCTGCAGCAGGTCGGCGAACTCCCCCACCTCGCCGTGGCTCAGGCCGTTGACGGGCTCGTCCAGCAGGAGCAGCCGCGGCTTCGCGGCCAGGGCCCGAGCCAGCTCAACCCGTTTCAGCGTGCCGAACGGCAACCCCGCCGCCGGATGGTCGGCGATGGCCGTCAGGTCGAGCCGTCCGAGCAGGTCGGCCGTCTCGCCCCGCAGCCGGGCCTCTTCCCGCCGGACGGACGGCAGCCGCAGGCTCGCGCCGACGAACCCCGCCCGTCCGTGGTGGTGGGCGCCGACCATGACGTTGTCCCGGACGGACATGCGCGCGAACAGGCCGAGGTTCTGGAACGTGCGGGCGATCCCGAGCCCCACGATCGCGTGCGGGGCCACCCCGAGCAGGTCGCGGCCCTCGTAGGAGATCGTCCCCTCGTCGGCGTCGTACCGTCTGGTCAGGCAGTTGAACAGCGTGGTCTTGCCGGCGCCGTTCGGCCCGATCAGCCCCACCATCTCACCGCGATCGACGGCGAACCCGACACCTCCCAGCGCGGTGATGCCGCCGAAGCGGACGGTGAGCTCGCGAACCTCCAGCATCCGGCCTCCTGAACGGCGTTCTATACAGGGGCCGTCAGCGTAAAATCCGCGCATACCTCGCACATTGGGCGTGAGAACCCAACCTCGGACCGGGGAGTTGTCCGCAGAGAACAGCGCGGAGGTGCGCCGTTGAGCAAGACGGTGCCGGTGATCTTCGACGGCGCGATGTTCCGGGCGTACGACGTGGCACTCGGTGTTCTCTTCGTCGAAGCGGCACGAGTCGGCGCGGAGACACCGGCGACGTGGTCGCCGGGAGAGCGCGACCGGATTCCTGCGCGGTGTGGAGCACGTCGACGCGCCTCCGCTCGTCGAGCTTGCAGATGCCCGGCGGGACGATCGCGCGCCGCACCCTCACGTCCCGTCCCGTCGTGCGACCTCGAACCACACGGTCACCGGACGCCCGTCGCCGTCGCCGACCTCGAAGCCCCAGCAGTCGGACAGGCAGGAGACCATCGCGAGCCCGCGCCCGCACTCGGCCCACGCGTCCGCCGCCACCACCTTCACAACCGGCAGCGACGCCGCCCCGCCGTCGTCGGTGATCTCGACCCGAACGCGGTGGACGGCCGTCAGCACCGCCACCCGCACGCCACCGCCCGGACGCTTGCTGGCGGTGTAGCGCAACGCGTTCGTCGCGACCTCATCGACCATCAGGTCGACGTCCGCCAGGTCGAGCCGGTCTGCACCGAGCCGTTCGACCTCGCAGCGCACCCAGCGGCGCACCGCCCGCACGTCCACACCCTCACCGCTGTCGCCGGTGATCCGCGCGGTCGCCCGGCCGTCCCAGACCCTCACCGCGTGCCCGCAGCCAGCGCGGACGCGGCGCGCCGCGTCCCGTCCGCGCCCGCCGGGTACCGCGCCGCCGCACCCCAGACGTACGCCCAGCCGCCCCGCGCGTCCTGCACGACCGCGACGGCGAGCGGGCCTCGTTCGTCCGGGACCGACAGCGCGACCTGCCCGCTGCTCTCGAGGAGCAGCCGCGACGACCGTCCCAGCGCCACCAGCGCGAGCCCCAGGTCGGCGAGCAGCCCCGCCCGCCGCACCGTCAGGTCCCACCCCGGCCGCCACCGGTCCGGACGAGGCGGTGGATTCGCTACGTTGTTCACAGGTTCTGACTCCCTTGAAGTCGGTACCGAGGCCCCGGGCACGGTGGTGATGACACCGGCCCGGGGCCGTCCTGTTTCCAAGCTCGGGCACCCTGCGTTGCCCCGCACTGACATGCTGTGTTCGTCAGCACTCAAGACAGTAGACATGACTTTAAGACTTCTCAAGGTAGGAGTTGAGAAAATGAGCACTTCCATCGTGCTTCGAAGGCGCCTCGCCGCCGAGCTTCGGACATTGCGCCATAAAGCAGGCTTGTCACAGGAAGAGTTGGCCGAACACCTCGGCGCAGCCGTTTCGAAGATCGTTCGCATTGAGAACGCACAAAGCACTGTGTCACTCAGTGATCTTCGAGTGATGCTCGCCCTCTACTCGGTGCCATCAAAAGATCAAGAAAGCTTGCTCGAACTCGCCCGCAATGCGCGAAAGCGCCAGGGCTGGTGGTCGGCATACCGCGACCTGCTGCCCAGCAAGTATGTGGCGCTCGAAGCAGAGGCGTCCGACATCTACAACTACGAGCCGACACACATCCCCGGACTGCTCCAGACAGAGGAGTACTCGCGAGCACTACAGTCCGCAGACCGTAGGCTCCACCAGGAAGACATTGACCGGTACGTCGCAGCGCGCATGACCCGTCAAGAAAGCCTGTGGCGTGACGAACCTTCACTGTCGCTCCACGCGATCATCGATGAAGCCGCGCTACACCGCATCATTGGCGGCCCCGAGGTCATGGCTGCACAGCTCCGCCGGATCGAGGAAGCGACACAGAGGCCGAACATCACGGTAAAGATCATGCCGTTCGGTACGGGCGCCTATCCGTCCCTCGGCGTTCCCTTCGTCATCCTCGGCTTCCGAGACCCGCGGGATCCAGACGTGGTGCTGGTGGAAGGACGGGGCGAAAACTACTTCGAGAGCGCCGAGGAGGTCGCCATGTTTCGGGCAGACTGGATCGAAATCGATCGTATGGCTACATCTGCGACCGATGTCCCTAGACTGATCAGGGACATCATCAAGGAGATCGTACCTTGGCAGAAGCAGAAGGACCCCGCCTGACCTGGCGGAAGAGTGCGCGATCGAACTCTGCGCCCGCACAGTGCGTGGAGGTCGCAGCGCTCCCGGCTCAAGTCGCGATTCGGGACTCCAAGGATCCTCAGGGACCGAAGCTGATCCTCCGCGCGGATATGTGGCGAGCATTCGCAACGCGGGTCAGAGACGGCGAGTACGACGCGTGATGCCCCATACCCACCGACATGAATGGGCGCCCCCACCGCGGTGGCGTACCAGCAAGCGGAGCAACGGTGCAGGGGGCAACTGCGTCGAGGTGGCCGGTCTCGCTGCGAACATCGGAGTGCGGGACAGCAAGGCCCCGGACGCCGGACACCTCTCCCTCACCCCCGACACATGGGCCGCGTTCCTCACCGGCGTGCGGGACGGCCGGTTCGACCTGCCCTAACCCCACGGCCCCGCCGAGCTCCCGCCGACCATGCCGTCGGCGGGGGCGGCGGCGCGGGTCCTCAGGGCGTTCCTGAAACTCGCCGTCCTGCAAGCTCGCCGCCACTGCTGAGTGCGCGCCACGGGACTCCGGCCATCGGCGTGAACGACCGCGCCGACCTGCGGCAGAGCTGCCGTCGTTCCACCCGTCCGACGTGCCGTGACTTGCGTCGAATGTGATCTGGGTCACGGCATGTCACAGATTCGCTCCGTCCGACGCCTTGTGTGCGTAACCGCGGAGTGAACGGAGCAGGATCATGACGAAGAACAACGGCGGCCGGACGCACGTCATCGTGATCGGCGGCGGGTACGCCGGAGTGGTCGCGGCCAACCGCCTGACGAGCCGCGACGATGTGGCCGTGACCCTGGTCAACCCCCGCCCGACCTTCGTCGAGCGGATCCGGTTGCACCAGCTGGTGGCCGGGTCGGACGACGCGGTCGTCGACTACAAGGACGTGCTGAGCGAAAAGGTCGAGCTCGTGGTCGACGCCGCCACCGGGATCGATCGGGATACGCGGACCGTGTCGCTGGCCGCCGGCGGCCCCCTCCGCTACGACTACCTGATCTACGCGGTGGGCAGCGGCGGCGGCGCGCCGCAGGTGCCCGGCGCGGACCTGACCTACCCGATCGCGACGCTGGAGCAGGCCGAGGTGCTGCGCCGGGCCGTGGCCGCCGCGCCCGCCGACGCGGCGCTGACGGTCGTGGGCGGCGGCGCCACCGGCATCGAGACCGCGGCCGAACTCGCCGAGGCCGGCCGGACCGTCACCCTCGTGTGCGGCGGACAACTCGGCTCCTACCTGCACCCCAACGGGCGCCGCTCCGTCGCCAAGCGGCTCGCCGCACTGGGCGTGACCGTCCTGGAAGGGCCCGGCGCCAAGGTGACGTCGGTGACCGCCGACGCCGTACGGCTCGCCGACGGCGGGCAGGTGCGCGGCCACCTGACCATCTGGGCCGCCGGGTTCGACGTGCCCGACCTGGCCGCCCGCAGCGGCCTGCGCACCGACCCCGCGGGCCGCCTCCTCGCCGACGAGACCCTGACCAGCATCGACGACGACCGCATCGTCGCCGCCGGAGACGCCGCCTCCCCCTCGGGCATGCCCTACCGGATGGGCTGCCAGTCCGCCCTCCAGCTCGGCCCCCACGCCGCCGACGCCGTCCTGCGCCGCATCGAAGGCGGACGGCCCGACGCCGTCAGCGTCGGCTTCAACGGGTTGTGCGTCAGCCTCGGCCGCGGCGCCGGCATCTTCCAGTTCTCGCGCAAGAACGACACCGCCATCCGTTTCCACCTCGGCGGCCGCGCCGGCGCGCGCATGAAGGAGTTCGTCTGCTCCCACACCATCAAGCAGCTGACCGAAGAGGCGCACAAGCCCGGCGCACGCGCCCTCAAGGCCAAGGACGACACCCGGGAGCAGCGCGTCCAGGACGCCCGCGAGAACCGGCCCGTCCACGCGGCCTGACCCCCCGGCGGGCGGGCGGCCCGACGCCGCCCGCCCGTTCCCGTAATGGCCTGCCTGGAAGGATCCGAGGATGCCCGACCACGCCGCGGACCCGGCGACCGACGCCTTCGTCGCCCACCGCAACCTGCTGTTCACCGTCGCCTACGAGATCCTCGGCTCGGCGGCCGACGCCGAGGACGTCCTCCAGGAGACCTGGCTGCGCTGGGCCGACATCGACCTGGACCAGGTCCGCGACCAGCGCGCGTTCCTGGTCCGCATCGCCACCCGGCGGGCCCTCGACCGGCTGCGGTCCCTGCGGCGCCGCAAGGAGACCTACGTCGGCCCCTGGCTCCCCGAACCGTTGCTCACCTCACCCGACGTCGCCGACAACGTCGAACTCGCCGAGAGCCTGTCCATGGCCGTGATGCTGGTCCTGGAGACCCTCTCGCCCACCGAACGGGCCGTCTTCGTCCTGCGCGAGGTCTTCGACGTCGGCTACGACGAGATCGCCGAAGCGGTCGGCAAGACCCCCGCCACCGTCCGCCAGATCGCCCACCGCTCCCGCAAGCACGTCGAGGCCCGCCGCCCCCGCGAAGTCGTCTCGCCCCGCCAGGCCGAAGCCGCCCTCGCATCGTTCCAGCACGCCGTCGAGACCGGCGACCTGCAAGGCGTCCTCGACGTGCTCGCCCCCGACGTCGTCCTCATCAGCGACGGCGGCGGCGTCCGCAGCGCCGCGCTGCGCCCCGTCACCGGCGTGGCCAAGGTCCTGCGCCTCCTGCTGGCCGGACTCGGCGACAAGGAAGGCGCCCTCACCGGCGAGCCCACCACCGTCAACGGCCACCCCGCCCTCCTTCTGCGTCACGACGGCGACATCGACAGCGTCATGACGATCGCCGTCCAGGACGGCCTCGTCACCGGCATCTACTTCGTCCGCAACCCCAACAAACTCACCCACATCGCCGCTGCCACTCCCCTCACCCTCAACACCTGACCGGCCGGCGAACGATTCTCGCTGCCGACCACCCATCCGGGTGGAGGCCCGGCGACGAGCCACTGATCGCGTTGGGCCTCCGCCTTGGCCTCGGTCTTGTGGACGACACCGGCCGCGCCCTTCACTCCGGCCGCGATGCCCTCCGGCACGCGGACGGCTAACCTCGCACGTGCAGTCCGAACCCCGTGCGGCCCGGCACTTCCAGGGCCTCCTTCAACCGCAGTGACGGGATCTCGTAGTCGCCGGAGTTCTGGCGCCGGAACGCGATCGGCTCGGTCGTCTCCAGCGACAGCAGCCGCTCCTTCCACGCCTTCGCCGCGTCCTCGAAGTCGCCGTCGCTGAGCTTGTCGGCTCCGTACAGGACGAACGGCGGCAGCACCTCCACGCCCGGGTAGTACAGGATCCCGTGGTGGATCGGGAACAGCAGGTCCTCGATCGGGCCGTTGATCCCACGATCGCTGTAGTGGGACTCCGGGCCCCCGACGGTCACCGACAGGATCGCCCGCCGCCCGTGCAGCGTTCCCTCGCCGAAACGATCGCCGTACCGAGTCTCGTCGTGCACTCCGACGCCGTACGCGAAGTGGAAGGAGAACACCCGGTCCACCCAGCCCTTGAGGATCGCCGGCATCGTGTACCACCACATCGGGAACTGGAAGACGATCGTGTCGGCCCACAGCAGCTTTTCCTGCTCGGTCGCCACGTCGGGCGTGAGCGCTCCGGCGTCGTACGCTCCGGCCGAACTCGGTATCACCCGCAGCGGGCTCGTGGCGTGCTCACCGAAGTCCGCCGCGTCCACGACGGCCTTCCAGTTCATCGCGTACAGGTCGCTCACCCGCACCTCGTGCCCGGCGGCTTCGAGAGTGGACACGGCGAGGTCCTTCAGCGAGCCGTTCAGCGAACGCGGCTCGGGGTGGGCGTAGACGATGAGCGTCTTCATGGCGGTTCCCTTCGGCGAGGTGTGTCGCCATCGATGCTGGGCCGCCGGGGGCCTCGCCGTTCAGGGGCGCTTCTTCTACCGGACGGGACTTCCTGGTAACAGCAGGACCACCTTCACTGGCACCGCCAAGGCCATACTGGGGGCATGGACGATCTGGCGGGCTTCCTGCGGACCCGGCGCTCCAGGGTCGACCCGGCGGCCGTCGGCATCCCCACCGACAGCCGCCGCCGCGTCGAAGGCCTGCGCCGCGAAGAGGTCGCGCACCTTTCCGGGGTCAGCGTCGACTACTACGTACGTCTTGAGCAGGGCCGCGCCACCCAGCCGTCCGAGCAGGTCCTCGACGCGCTCGCCCGCGTCCTCGGCCTCGACGACATCGAACGCGGGCACCTGTACCGGCTCGCCCGGCAGCGCCGCCGCCGCGCGAAGTCGCCCGGCGGGCGGCTGCGGCCGGAGTTGCTGCGCATCCTGGACCTCGTCGCCGACGCGCCCGCCCTGATCATGGACCATCGGCTGAACGTGGCCGCCGGGAACCGCCTCGCCGGGCTCCTCTACGGCCTGGAGATGCCGGGCCTCAACACCGCCCGGCACATCTTCCTCGAAGAGGATGAGCGCGGCTTCTACGCGGACTGGGAGAAATGCACCCTCGACGTGGTCGGGCACCTGCGCCTGGCGGCCGGGAAGTACCCCGACGATCCGGGCCTGGCCTCGCTCATCGGCGAGCTGGCGATGGGCAGCGAGCGTTTCCGCCGCCTCTGGGCCCGCGCGGACGTACGCGCCCGCACACACGGACGCAAGGCGTACCGGCATCCGCTGGTCGGACTGCTGGAACTGCACCAGGAGAACTTCGCACTGCCGAATGAATCGGGCTTGGAGCTGCTGGTGCTGTCCGCAGCACCCGGGAGCCCCACCGCGGACGGGCTGCGCCTGCTGGGTGCGCTCAGCGCTGATGAACATCCCACGATGAAGAACCCGCCGGTAACGAAATAAGGCCCTTCAGGGTCTATTTTCGCCACCACAACGAGAGCGTCGCCGTTCGAGCCGCCGCACCGTCCGCCCGCGCCGGTTCCTTGGTGCCGGGGGTTCGGCGTATCGCGAGCGTATCGAAAATCGCATACGCCATCGCAACAGTCTTCCGTCTTCACTGGAGGCACTGGGAACACATGGGCAGGTGATCGGTTGCCGACAGCGGTCGCCGGTAGACCTGCAACGGTCGATTCGTCGATCGGGAAAGGACCGTGATCATGGGCTCGGATTCCGTACGTGGTGTCGATCGGCGGCGGCTGCTCGGGTGGGGCGGGCTGACGGCCGCCGGCGTGGTGGCGGCCGGCGCGCCGCTGATGGGCTCCCGTTCCGAGCGTGCCGTGGCCGCAGGACGGCACCGTCCGGTTTCAGCCGGTACCGACGTCCCACCGGACGCCCGTCCCGGCGGAGCCTACGACCGGTACGTGGCGAAGCTGGCCGCGGAGGGCAAGTTCTCCGGCGTGGTGCTGTTGTCGCACAAGGGCCGGACGGTGCTGTCCCGCAGCTACGGCATGGCCGACAAGGAGAAGGGGATCCGCAATCACGAAGGCATCGCGTTCAGTCTCAGCTCGGCGGGCAAACCGTTCCACGCGGTGGCCATCTTGCAGCTGGCGCAGCAGGGCAAGCTGAAACTGTCGGACACGGTGGGCACCCACCTTGAGGGCTTCACCGAGAACATCGCCGAGCGGGTGACCATCCACCACCTGTTGTCCGGCACCTCCGGGCTGGAGAGCCCGGAACAGGACGTGCAACACGTCTTCCAGAGCCGGGAGGAGGTGCACAGTTATTACAAGCAGCGTGCCCGGCAGGCGAAATTGGTGGGCGTCCCAGGCGTTCCCGGCGCCCGTCACGCGGAGGCGGAGGTCACCATTCCCGCGCTGATCGTGGAGGCCGTGGCCGGCATGACGTACTGGGACTACGTCCAGGAGAACATCTTCAAGCGCTGCGGCATGACCGGCTCGGCGTTCTACACCCGGCCGCAGTGGCTCACCGACGAGCACATCGCGCACCCGTACATGACGCTGGCGGACGGCAGCGTGGTGGATGCAGTCCGCAATCTGGACAAGGGCAGCCCTTCCAAGAACGTACTGGGCAAGAACCCGGGCCGCAGCTTCATCGACGCCCCCGGCGACGGCGGCTTCGCCACCGCACCGGATCTGGTCCGGTTCGCCCACGCACTGCAAGACGGCACGGTGCTGGACCGTCCCTGGGCCGACGTGCTCACCGGGGCCAAGATCCCCCACGGACCGACGTCATTCGGGGCTTACGGGATCCCGGTCTCCATCGTCAACGGCCAGTGGCAGTACCAGCGCGCCGGTGGCAACCCCGGTGTCAGCGCCAACTGGGACATCTACCCGGACACCGGCTGGGTCGGTGTCATCCTCGGCAACTGCGACGGCGTGCCGATGCAGGAGATGATCGGGCAGGAGACACAGGCCATCACCGGGGCTGCTCCCGGCGGCGGCGGTGGTGGTGGCTGAGCCGAAATGACGGGCCGGCCCCGTTCACCTGCAGACAAAGTCACGGAAAACGAAAACGGCGGGTGCACTCGGAGGGCACCCGCCGTCGGGAACGCCCGACGACACGTATGTGCCGCACTTGTCGCGGGGGTTGCAGCGGTGTTATGCATGAGTCATGCATGAACGTACGGCGAACCTGCTGGGGGCGGCATCGCTGGCCGTGACCGACGTCGTCCTCGCCGGTGTCCCCGACACGGCCGGGGTGAGCCCCAGCGGAGCCGCGGCACTGATCGTCCTGGCGCACGATCCCGAGCTCGGGGTGACCGAGCTGGGCCGTCGTGTCGGGTTGAGCCAGTCCGCGGCGGCGCGCATGGTGGACGGCCTGCAGGCCGCCGGGCTCGTCGAGCGGCTGCCCGCCGCGGGCCGCGTCGTCCGTGTCCGTCCCACCCCCGCCGGACGGGCGGCCGCGCGCGCGATGCTCGCCGCGCGCGACGCCCCGCTGGCCCGCGTCCTCGCCGGTCTGGACGACGGCGAGCGCGAGATGCTCGCCGCGCTGCTCGGTAAGCTCCTCGGCCGCCTCTACGACGAGATCGGCGACGCCGACGTCATGTGCCGCCTCTGCGACCGGACGTGCTGCACCGACGGGGCGGTCTGCCCGGTCGGGGAGGCCGACCGCCGGGCCCGGGGGGCGACATGATCGGCGCGACGCTCGCGCTCGGCTCGGCCGCCTGCTACGGCGTCGCCGACGTGGTCGGCGGGCTGCTGGCCCGCCGCGCCGATTTCCGGGCCGTCGCCCTCCTCGGCCAGGTCGGCGGGCTGGGCTGCGCGCTGGTCGCCGCGCTGCTGCTCCCGGCGCCGGACGTCCGGCCCGCGGACCTGGCGTGGGGCGCGCTGTCGGGCGCAGGGACGGGCGCGGCCATGGTGTTCCTGTACCGGGGCATCGCGCGGGGCGCCATGAGCGTGGTCGTCCCCGTCAGCGCGGTCGGCGGGGTGGCGCTCCCCGTGGTCGCCGGAGTCGTCCTGCTCGGCGACCGGCCCTCGGCCATGGCCTGGACGGGCATCGCCATCGTGCTGCCCGCGCTGTGGCTGGTGTCGCGATCCCGCCCGGACGGACGGGACCCGGTGCGCGCCGCGCTGCAGGACGGACTCGTCGCGAGCATCGGCATCGGGGTGCAGTACCTCGCCCTGGCGCAGGCGGGCGACGAGTCCGGAGCGTGGCCGGTGGCGGCCGGACGGGTCACGGCCGTCCTGGCGATCGCGGCGCCGGTGGGACGCCTACGGCTGCCGGACGCCCGCACGGCCGGGTGGGCGGCGGCGAACGGGGCCGTCGCCGCGGCCGCGCTCGTCCTGTACCTGGAGGCCACCCGCGAGCAACTCACGGTCGTCGCGGTCGTCCTGGCGTCGCTGTATCCCGTGGTGCCCGTACTGGCGGGCGTCACCTGGCTGCGCGAGCGGCTGTCGGCCGCGCAGGGCGCCGGGCTGGCCGGAGCCGCGACCGCCGTCCTGCTGCTGACGCTCGCCTGACACGGACGCCGGCATGATCGCGGGCGGGAAGGGACGGCCGCCAGGTCGTGCCGAGGTTGAGGGCACCGTCAGTCGAACTCGGGCGCGTGGTCGCGGGCCCAGGTCGCGAAGTCGCGGGGCGGGCGGCCGGTGAGGCGCTCGACGTGGTCGGTGGTGCGGTTCGACTCCGGACGGTGCAGCGATGCGCTGCGCAGCACCACGGGGTGCAGGCCGGCGTCCTGGAGCAGGGCCTCCATATCCGCGTGCACCTGGACGATGGGATCGCTCTGGCGTTCGGCTTCGTCGTCGATCGCCGTCGAGGACACGTAGACGACGCGGGGCGCGGCCGCCGCGAGTTCCGCGACCAGTCCGCGCGCGGGGGCGGAATCGAGCAGCGGCCAGATCAGGATGACGGCGTCGATGCCCGCGAGCGCCGCGCGCA
The nucleotide sequence above comes from Actinomadura algeriensis. Encoded proteins:
- a CDS encoding serine hydrolase domain-containing protein; its protein translation is MGSDSVRGVDRRRLLGWGGLTAAGVVAAGAPLMGSRSERAVAAGRHRPVSAGTDVPPDARPGGAYDRYVAKLAAEGKFSGVVLLSHKGRTVLSRSYGMADKEKGIRNHEGIAFSLSSAGKPFHAVAILQLAQQGKLKLSDTVGTHLEGFTENIAERVTIHHLLSGTSGLESPEQDVQHVFQSREEVHSYYKQRARQAKLVGVPGVPGARHAEAEVTIPALIVEAVAGMTYWDYVQENIFKRCGMTGSAFYTRPQWLTDEHIAHPYMTLADGSVVDAVRNLDKGSPSKNVLGKNPGRSFIDAPGDGGFATAPDLVRFAHALQDGTVLDRPWADVLTGAKIPHGPTSFGAYGIPVSIVNGQWQYQRAGGNPGVSANWDIYPDTGWVGVILGNCDGVPMQEMIGQETQAITGAAPGGGGGGG
- a CDS encoding MarR family winged helix-turn-helix transcriptional regulator, yielding MHERTANLLGAASLAVTDVVLAGVPDTAGVSPSGAAALIVLAHDPELGVTELGRRVGLSQSAAARMVDGLQAAGLVERLPAAGRVVRVRPTPAGRAAARAMLAARDAPLARVLAGLDDGEREMLAALLGKLLGRLYDEIGDADVMCRLCDRTCCTDGAVCPVGEADRRARGAT
- a CDS encoding EamA family transporter, encoding MIGATLALGSAACYGVADVVGGLLARRADFRAVALLGQVGGLGCALVAALLLPAPDVRPADLAWGALSGAGTGAAMVFLYRGIARGAMSVVVPVSAVGGVALPVVAGVVLLGDRPSAMAWTGIAIVLPALWLVSRSRPDGRDPVRAALQDGLVASIGIGVQYLALAQAGDESGAWPVAAGRVTAVLAIAAPVGRLRLPDARTAGWAAANGAVAAAALVLYLEATREQLTVVAVVLASLYPVVPVLAGVTWLRERLSAAQGAGLAGAATAVLLLTLA
- a CDS encoding SDR family oxidoreductase; this translates as MPDATGPTKSAHRPSILVTGASGNLGREVVDRLRGRGARVRCLARERPGPRPDVEWAVGDLTDPAVLRAALAGIDAVILIWPLLDSAPARGLVAELAAAAPRVVYVSSTAIDDEAERQSDPIVQVHADMEALLQDAGLHPVVLRSASLHRPESNRTTDHVERLTGRPPRDFATWARDHAPEFD